From a region of the Vidua macroura isolate BioBank_ID:100142 chromosome 25, ASM2450914v1, whole genome shotgun sequence genome:
- the TENT5B gene encoding terminal nucleotidyltransferase 5B: protein MLEAAAGAAPGGAEQRGSRFSVLTWEQVQRLDQILGEAVPIHGRGNFPTLSVRPRTIVQVVRSRLEKKGIPVHNVRLNGSAASHVLHQDSGLGYKDLDLIFGVDLKTEDVFQLVKDVVMDCLLDFLPEGVNKDKITPMTLKEAYVQKLVKVCNETDRWSLISLSNNSGKNVELKFVDSLRRQFEFSVDSFQIILDSLLLFGECSENPMAENFHPTVTGESMYGNFEEAMEHLRHRVIATRNPEEIRGGGLLKYCNLLVRGFKPKSEVDMKVLQRYMCSRFFIDFSDIGEQLRKLECYLQSHFVGMESNRYDYLMTLHRVVNESTVCLMGHERRQTLNLIAMLAVRVLAEQNIIPTVTNVTCYYQPAPYVSEINFNYYVTHVQPFLPCNQSYPTWLPCN, encoded by the exons ATGCTGGAGGCGGCGGCAGGGGCCGCTCCGGGCGGCGCGGAGCAGCGCGGGAGCCGCTTCAGCGTCCTGACGTGGGAGCAGGTGCAGCGGCTGGACCAGATCCTGGGCGAGGCCGTGCCCATCCACGGCCGCGGCAACTTCCCCACGCTGTCGGTGCGGCCGCGCACCATCGTGCAG GTTGTCCGTAGCCGCCTGGAAAAGAAGGGAATCCCGGTCCACAACGTCAGGCTGAACGGCTCAGCAGCCAGCCATGTCCTACACCAGGACAGCGGCTTGGGGTACAAGGACCTGGACCTCATTTTTGGGGTGGATCTGAAGACCGAAGACGTTTTCCAGCTGGTTAAAGATGTGGTCATGGATTGCCTGCTGGACTTCCTCCCTGAAGGTGTCAACAAGGACAAGATCACACCCATGACCCTGAAGGAGGCCTATGTGCAGAAGCTGGTGAAGGTGTGCAACGAGACCGACCGCTGGAGCCTCATCTCGCTCTCCAACAACAGCGGCAAGAACGTGGAGCTCAAGTTCGTGGACTCCCTGCGGCGCCAGTTCGAGTTCAGCGTGGACTCCTTCCAGATCATCCTGGACTCGCTCCTGCTCTTCGGGGAATGCTCGGAGAACCCCATGGCCGAGAACTTCCACCCCACGGTCACCGGGGAGAGCATGTACGGGAACTTCGAGGAGGCCATGGAGCACCTGCGCCACCGCGTCATCGCCACCAGGAACCCCGAGGAGATCCGGGGCGGGGGGCTCCTCAAGTACTGCAACCTCCTGGTCAGGGGCTTCAAGCCCAAGTCCGAGGTGGATATGAAGGTGCTGCAGAGGTACATGTGCTCCAGGTTTTTCATAGATTTCTCTGACATCGGcgagcagctgaggaagctggagTGCTACCTGCAGAGCCACTTTGTGGGCATGGAGAGCAACAGATATGACTATTTGATGACCCTGCACAGGGTGGTCAACGAGAGCACGGTCTGCCTCATGGGACACGAGAGGAGGCAGACCCTGAACCTCATTGCCATGCTGGCTGTGAGGGTCCTGGCTGAGCAGAACATCATCCCCACCGTCACAAACGTTACCTGCTACTACCAGCCAGCCCCTTACGTCAGTGAAATAAACTTCAACTACTATGTGACCCACGTGCAGCCCTTCCTGCCTTGCAATCAGTCTTACCCCACGTGGCTTCCCTGTAACTGA